From the Pseudorca crassidens isolate mPseCra1 chromosome 18, mPseCra1.hap1, whole genome shotgun sequence genome, one window contains:
- the CBY2 gene encoding LOW QUALITY PROTEIN: protein chibby homolog 2 (The sequence of the model RefSeq protein was modified relative to this genomic sequence to represent the inferred CDS: deleted 1 base in 1 codon), producing MVVQPEGLKCRVEESIAERGTAELFLRLHNLYPTPRWARQTSLPRLSRRAVSQHSYLPNRFPSVPLDPMESPTSQADLELDYNPPRVQLSDETFVFQDGRWVSENCRLQSPYFSPSSSFHHKLHHKRLAKECLRQEENKSLHAEKQSLRTENQSLRSENHKILQVLWEVHQAALGREDGRASSPLLHKDNASSLEAAKKDPDLQVHGGRESSTLQLLREENRALQQLLEQRKAYWAQPDEKAASTEIKPVPSPHEAPHGLLPDQGVGLSSPFEEPKGPQAPQEDSKTLRTLHEMLSNLSGQPREEVGKAGPGLPDGGQSLELLREMSQALQALQKENQTLQALREENRLLQEENRALHVLREEHRIFQESKALWENNKLKLQQKLVIDTVTEVTARMELLIEELYAFIPTKNKDPKKPSRV from the exons ATGGTGGTGCAACCAGAGGGGCTGAAATGTAGAGTGGAGGAATCCATTGCAGAG AGGGGTACAGCCGAGCTCTTCCTGAGGCTCCACAACTTGTACCCCACCCCGCGCTGGGCCAGGCAG ACCTCCCTGCCCAGGCTGAGCCGCCGGGCGGTCAGCCAGCACTCCTACCTGCCGAACCGCTTCCCCTCCGTGCCCCTGGACCCCATGGAAAGCCCCACCTCCCAGGCGGACCTGGAGCTGGACTACAACCCTCCCCGCGTGCAGCTCAGCGACGAGACGTTCGTCTTCCAGGACGGGCGGTGGGTGAGTGAGAACTGTCGCCTGCAGTCCCCCTACTTCTCCCCGTCCTCGTCCTTCCACCACAAGCTGCACCACAAGCGGCTGGCCAAGGAGTGCCTGCGGCAGGAGGAGAACAAGTCCCTGCACGCGGAGAAGCAGTCCCTGCGCACGGAGAACCAGTCCCTGCGCTCCGAGAACCA CAAGATCCTGCAGGTCCTATGGGAGGTGCACCAGGCCGCGCTGGGCCGCGAGGACGGCCGGGCCTCCTCGCCACTGCTGCACAAGGACAACGCCTCGTCCCTGGAGGCGGCGAAGAAGGACCCGGACCTGCAGGTGCACGGCGGCCGGGAGAGCAGCACCCTGCAGCTCCTCCGGGAGGAGAACCGGGCCCTGCAGCAGctgctggagcagagaaaggcctACTGGGCCCAGCCGGACGAGAAGGCGGCCTCGACCGAGATCAAACCGGTCCCCTCGCCCCATGAGGCGCCCCACGGGCTGCTGCCGGACCAGGGCGTGGGCCTCTCCTCCCCCTTCGAGGAGCCCAAGGGCCCCCAGGCCCCGCAGGAGGACTCCAAGACGCTCCGGACCCTGCACGAGATGCTCAGCAACCTGTCGGGGCAGCCCAGGGAGGAGGTGGGCAAGGCGGGCCCGGGCCTGCCCGACGGCGGCCAGTCCCTGGAGCTGCTGCGGGAGATGAGCCAGGCGCTGCAGGCGCTGCAGAAGGAGAACCAGACCCTGCAGGCCCTCCGCGAGGAGAACCGGCTCCTGCAGGAGGAGAACCGGGCGCTGCACGTGCTGCGCGAGGAGCACCGCATTTTCCAGGAGAGCAAGGCGCTGTGGGAGAACAACAAGCTGAAGCTCCAGCAGAAGCTGGTCATCGACACGGTGACCGAGGTCACCGCCCGGATGGAGCTGCTCATCGAGGAGCTGTACGCCTTCATCCCGACCAAGAACAAAGACCCCAAGAAGCCCAGCAGGGTCTGA